GTCTCACCCCCGATTTGGCACCTTCGACGCCAGGCCTGCCCGCGGCCGCGGCCGTGGAAGGAGCCGtggccgcggcggcggcggcggcggaggtcgCTTCACTGGCCGCCGAGTCGAGGTCCCCCGAGACGCGAGCCCCCAGCAGGATTTCAACGAGTTCGACCTAGCTACCAAGCTCGGGGACCTCGACGTGGTGGTCGAGGGAAGCGACGATGCTGGCGGGGAGGCCATCAACTTCGCCGCGTATGAGAATGTGCCGGTGGAAGCCAGCGGCTCCGACGTCCCGCCGCCGGCGAGCACGTTCGAGGAGATCGATTTGGGGGATGCTCTGAGCCTGAACGTCAGGCGTTGCAACTACGCGAAGCCGACGCCGATACAGCGTCACGCGATTCCGATAGCCGTCGCTGGGCGCGACCTCATGGCGTGCGCTCAGACCGGGTCCGGCAAGACGGCCGCCTTTTGCTTGCCGATGGTCTTTGGGGTCCTGCACGACGgcgtgaagagagagaagcaccTGTCGTCGAGGAGAAGCGTGTGTCCCTCAGGCCTTGTTCTGTCTCCGACAAGGGAGTTGGCTTGTCAGGTAAGAGCCATCTTTTGCTTTGGTTGTGAGggggtaaaaaagaagaagagagttgTATTACTGTGGCATGACGTAAGCATTGTGACGGGTCGGATGATTGTACGTTAGATATCTTTGAGAATGATGGTTTGCTTGAAATTTTATCAGCCCATGATTATTGCCAGAATTTTACGATGAGGTTGTGTTGTCTTTGGGGTTTGTGTGGTTTTTGACTGTGCAGATATATGAGGAGGCGAAGAAGTTTGCGTATCAAACTGTTGTGAAGGTTGCTGTTGCGTATGGTGGTGCACCATTTGGCCAGCAGGTAGAGCTTCTTATGTTTTGTGCTTATTGCGGTGACCAACTTTTCTCCTTGTTTACTTTGATTTGGATGTACGTTTTGCTGCTGAGAGACAGTGTCAAGGATGGATTGTGCTTGTTCATTGTCGCGCTGATTAGTAGTTGTTGCATTTGCATCCTTCATTCCTTTTTGAGTCGTGTAAGTTGGAGGGGAGGGCAGAGAGGCTCGATTTTGCCACAGGGAATGGTTGCCGCCATTGTTGTAACTGGGTCTTCAAATTGCTGTAATTTGAAAAAGGCATGTAATCGTAGCGGTGGTAGTGCTTTTGGATTTGCTTTGTACTTTTTGGGTCCTTGTGCTTGCACTGTTGTTAAGATGTTTCTCGACCAATTTGGATATTTAGTTTCCAAGTAGAGGGCGATCATGTGGTGACACTGTCCAATATGTGTAATTCTAGCTTAAATCGGCggtgtaattattattattattatttttaagtaACAGGTGTTACTAAACCTTGATTTGAGGGTTTGAACCATCCATGTTCTTCCCAACCCTTAAATTATGGGTAGATGAGGCTCCTAGTGTGAGTTTTTCTTTACACCGATGGTGTATGGTCTAATTCTCTGTCTAAAATTCTGACTGTAGTTTGTTTTCTTTGGACTTTCCTTACAGAAACCTCCTCTTTTGCTCTGTATATGTGTTTCtcttttgtttaatttcttgTTTCTCCTTTCGACGAGCATGGTTCTTCTTTTGGGTCATTGTTCCCTTCCAAAGTTGTTAACAAGAATCCTTCATACCAATTTGTTTGTGGATTTTGTTAATAGGTTGCCAAGTTGCCATTGTGGTGAGTTTTGTCCACTGGATTAGAGTAGCCACTCGTAGGTGTTCTTTTTTGGAGATCACTTATGAAGCTCTACATGAATGTGAAAAGTGACATTAATGACATTTGTGATCCTGTATCATAATCTTGCTTTCTACTTGACTTCCTGGATCTGTTCCTTGGGAAGATTTACACTGTTTGTCCAACAGTTTTAAATTGCTTAATCTAAGGTTTTGTGCATTTCTGTCACAATACTTGGATCATGTATCAATATCTGGCCTCTATACTGATTCTCTTTCAGGTTCGCACCCTGGAAAAAGGTGTTGACATTTTAGTTGCCACGCCTGGTCGTTTAGTGGATATGATCGAAAGAGAGAAAGTCTCTCTTAGAAGGATTAAATATTTTACTTTGGATGAAGCTGATCGTATGTTAGATATGGGCTTTGAGCCCCAAATTCGGAAGATTGTGGAATGGATGGACATGCCACCACCTGGAGCGAGGCAGACAATGCTATTCAGTGCTACTTTTCCAGATGATATACAGGTTTATAAATGTTCTCTGATAAGCTGCCAACATGTATGTTGGGAGCTTTCTGATTGATTAATCCTAACGTGTTTTGAAAACTGGATTTTATGGCTGATATATGTaacttattttctcttttcacatTGCAGAGGCTGGCGTCTGATTTTCTCTCTGATTATATATTTCTTGCTGTTGGAAGGGTAGGCTCCAGCACGGATCTGATTACTCAAAAGGTTGAATTTGTTGATGATAAGGATAAGAGAAGCAATCTTGTGGATATTCTTCGTTCACAGGCGAAAAATGGATGTCTTGG
This genomic interval from Rhodamnia argentea isolate NSW1041297 chromosome 4, ASM2092103v1, whole genome shotgun sequence contains the following:
- the LOC115725811 gene encoding DEAD-box ATP-dependent RNA helicase 52C-like, which gives rise to MAWTEPLAESAPRPGRPSRPFYYPPHVRRDDGYLGPGAEPAQSHPRFGTFDARPARGRGRGRSRGRGGGGGGGRFTGRRVEVPRDASPQQDFNEFDLATKLGDLDVVVEGSDDAGGEAINFAAYENVPVEASGSDVPPPASTFEEIDLGDALSLNVRRCNYAKPTPIQRHAIPIAVAGRDLMACAQTGSGKTAAFCLPMVFGVLHDGVKREKHLSSRRSVCPSGLVLSPTRELACQIYEEAKKFAYQTVVKVAVAYGGAPFGQQVRTLEKGVDILVATPGRLVDMIEREKVSLRRIKYFTLDEADRMLDMGFEPQIRKIVEWMDMPPPGARQTMLFSATFPDDIQRLASDFLSDYIFLAVGRVGSSTDLITQKVEFVDDKDKRSNLVDILRSQAKNGCLGSKQALTLVFVETKRGADDLENWLLRSGFSAIAIHGDKVQMERERALRSFRSGAIPIMVATDVASRGLDIPHVAHVINYDLPKSIDDYVHRIGRTGRAGKSGFATAFFNGKNLSLATALVQLMQEANQQVPSWLSECAKESCNGSPGLAWNRRASRFGGNDFRRRGAKSSYRSSSSSSSSYRDAHAYGSSEDCYARPPSADVYGYAAADSHLSASHGYYDAANNSSHADGPDRYGTSHGSIGASGWE